From a region of the bacterium genome:
- a CDS encoding CHASE3 domain-containing protein, protein MRWTVFRKLMLGFSSALILMAFIGFTGHESVNKLTEESRLVIDDAIPVSNATRQILTEMLNMETGVRGYLVTGDERLLEAYNRGHSNLEASLATLDKESVGHLALQQLIAEARPKIDKVEAFLAEMVAHGRQGRIQEARAHLRDGKVLMDDFRATFSQMDKETDRIVNGAWERVKAENERAHLVLLGVGGLALFVTIGVALFMGGRFTRDLRALGQAAEAIAGGRLDVKVAVQSTDEIGDVAKSFRQMVRQLGSIVGEVRVAADVVASGSHQIGSASAQLAATARSQAASAQQTAGDMGEMAVAIHQVTENAQAVAEGVEETSSSIAEMTASIRQVAGNAERLAASTQETSAAITEMAASIQQVSGNLAQVHQAAAGATGAAREGQRAVDETIQGMEAITQVIGQVSTQIAQLGDRSKEIGAIVEVIDDIAEQTNLLALNAAIEAARAGEHGRGFAVVADEVRKLAERSAKATGEIASLIKGIQAESVAAIEATARGNEAVHNGTRLARSAGDALGSIVASIGEAGGLVAQVVEAAGEQARTATQITRAVDQMNALTQEVTVAVGEQAKGSEQIVRAVDQMSRMTREVSAASTEQEAGSERVVASVGQINLAAQESAAATTQISQSVEALQEQARALQAAIAFFRSEAGAPPVGQASGAVALVPAARA, encoded by the coding sequence ATGCGTTGGACCGTCTTTCGCAAATTGATGCTCGGTTTCTCGAGCGCGCTAATCCTGATGGCCTTCATCGGGTTCACCGGGCACGAGAGCGTCAACAAGCTCACCGAGGAGTCGCGTCTGGTCATCGACGACGCGATCCCCGTGAGCAACGCGACCCGCCAGATCCTCACCGAGATGCTGAACATGGAGACCGGGGTCCGTGGCTACTTGGTCACGGGCGATGAGCGCTTGCTGGAGGCCTACAACCGGGGGCACTCCAACCTGGAGGCGTCGCTTGCGACCCTGGACAAGGAGAGCGTCGGCCATCTCGCTCTGCAGCAGCTGATTGCCGAGGCCCGTCCCAAGATCGATAAGGTCGAGGCCTTCCTCGCCGAGATGGTCGCGCACGGGCGCCAGGGCCGCATCCAGGAGGCCCGCGCCCACCTGAGGGACGGCAAGGTCCTGATGGATGACTTCCGCGCGACGTTCTCCCAGATGGACAAGGAAACGGACCGGATCGTCAACGGTGCCTGGGAGCGGGTCAAGGCCGAGAACGAACGCGCTCACCTCGTCCTGCTCGGGGTCGGCGGCCTCGCGTTGTTCGTCACCATCGGGGTGGCCCTCTTCATGGGCGGCCGCTTCACCCGGGACCTGCGCGCGCTGGGGCAGGCCGCCGAGGCGATCGCCGGTGGTCGCCTCGACGTGAAGGTCGCGGTGCAGTCGACCGACGAGATCGGCGATGTGGCCAAGAGCTTCCGCCAGATGGTGCGGCAGCTCGGCAGCATCGTCGGTGAGGTCCGGGTGGCGGCGGACGTGGTCGCGAGCGGCTCGCACCAGATCGGTTCGGCCAGCGCCCAGCTCGCCGCCACGGCCCGCTCTCAGGCGGCCTCCGCCCAGCAGACGGCCGGTGACATGGGCGAGATGGCCGTCGCCATTCACCAGGTCACGGAGAACGCCCAGGCCGTGGCCGAGGGGGTCGAGGAGACCTCCAGCTCCATCGCCGAGATGACGGCTTCGATCCGTCAGGTGGCGGGCAACGCCGAGCGTCTCGCCGCCTCCACCCAGGAAACCTCGGCGGCCATCACCGAGATGGCGGCCTCGATCCAGCAGGTCTCGGGCAACCTCGCCCAAGTCCATCAGGCGGCCGCCGGTGCGACCGGGGCTGCACGCGAGGGTCAGCGCGCGGTGGACGAGACCATCCAGGGCATGGAGGCGATCACCCAGGTGATCGGCCAGGTGAGCACTCAGATCGCGCAGCTCGGCGATCGCTCCAAGGAGATCGGGGCCATCGTCGAGGTGATCGACGACATCGCCGAGCAGACCAACCTCTTGGCGCTCAACGCTGCCATCGAGGCAGCCCGGGCCGGAGAGCACGGCCGCGGCTTCGCAGTGGTCGCCGACGAGGTCCGCAAGCTCGCCGAGCGCTCGGCCAAGGCCACCGGCGAGATCGCAAGCCTCATCAAGGGCATCCAGGCCGAGAGCGTGGCGGCCATCGAGGCCACGGCGCGCGGCAACGAGGCGGTCCACAACGGCACCCGCCTTGCGCGTTCGGCCGGTGATGCGCTCGGCTCTATCGTCGCTTCCATCGGCGAAGCGGGAGGGCTGGTCGCCCAGGTCGTCGAGGCGGCTGGCGAGCAGGCTCGCACCGCCACCCAGATCACCCGGGCGGTGGACCAGATGAACGCCCTCACCCAGGAGGTCACTGTCGCGGTCGGCGAGCAGGCCAAGGGCTCCGAACAGATCGTGCGGGCCGTGGACCAGATGAGCCGCATGACGCGCGAGGTCTCGGCCGCTTCGACCGAGCAAGAGGCGGGCAGCGAGCGTGTCGTCGCCTCGGTGGGCCAGATCAACCTCGCCGCGCAGGAGTCGGCGGCGGCCACCACCCAGATCTCGCAATCGGTCGAGGCCCTGCAGGAACAGGCGCGTGCCCTCCAGGCGGCGATCGCCTTCTTCCGGAGCGAGGCGGGAGCGCCGCCTGTTGGCCAGGCCTCTGGCGCCGTCGCCCTCGTGCCTGCCGCACGAGCGTAG
- a CDS encoding IPT/TIG domain-containing protein, which produces MRLTISTGLVLCGLLAACASPGVSPEALTLEGRVSSGGGGRQVAATMETIASGATVSLIDPDTGNTLATTLTTPSGSFHLKFSNDFRPTQGPYVLEAIKGGKAGSTVTRVRTLVSRQSDGWRSLSGSGVLISGSSTAVAILASLKGLDAQQELALMGCITPGLPSSQDAIACPDTFRPTSGLTHPTFFQAYDLVVRALELDADPVASLFTRASDAFTAGSASASAGVGVYDGLGMAQDGWAVTSLTPSTANAASPTTLTVRGIGLPTATDSLQVTLNGTPCQVMAASPSGTQFTVKVPAGLVAGNTHPLVITYGPWIDRSQTVTIQ; this is translated from the coding sequence ATGCGCTTGACCATCTCGACAGGCCTCGTCCTCTGCGGACTGCTCGCCGCTTGCGCGAGTCCCGGCGTGAGCCCCGAGGCCCTCACGCTCGAGGGGCGGGTCTCCTCTGGCGGCGGAGGGCGGCAGGTCGCTGCGACCATGGAGACGATCGCAAGCGGCGCCACCGTCTCCTTGATCGATCCCGACACCGGCAACACCCTCGCGACCACCCTCACCACCCCGAGCGGCAGCTTCCACCTGAAGTTCTCGAACGACTTCAGGCCCACCCAGGGGCCCTACGTGCTCGAAGCGATCAAGGGCGGCAAGGCCGGCTCGACGGTCACACGCGTGCGCACCCTCGTCTCCCGGCAGAGCGATGGCTGGCGATCGCTGAGCGGTAGCGGGGTGCTCATCAGCGGGTCGAGCACCGCCGTCGCCATCCTCGCAAGCCTCAAGGGCCTCGACGCGCAGCAGGAGCTCGCCCTCATGGGGTGCATCACCCCCGGCCTCCCCTCATCGCAGGACGCGATCGCCTGCCCGGACACCTTCCGACCGACCTCGGGCCTCACGCACCCCACGTTCTTCCAGGCCTACGACCTGGTCGTGCGGGCGCTCGAGCTTGACGCCGATCCCGTCGCGAGCCTCTTCACACGAGCCTCGGACGCCTTCACCGCAGGCAGCGCGAGCGCATCGGCCGGGGTCGGCGTCTACGACGGGCTCGGCATGGCCCAAGACGGATGGGCCGTCACGAGCCTCACCCCCTCCACCGCGAACGCTGCGAGCCCCACCACGCTCACGGTGCGAGGCATCGGCCTGCCCACCGCGACCGACAGCCTCCAGGTCACCCTCAACGGCACCCCCTGCCAGGTGATGGCGGCGAGCCCGAGCGGGACGCAGTTCACGGTGAAGGTCCCGGCGGGACTCGTCGCGGGCAACACGCACCCGCTCGTCATCACCTACGGCCCCTGGATCGATCGCTCTCAGACCGTGACGATCCAGTAG
- a CDS encoding IPT/TIG domain-containing protein yields MTRLVLCGAIALGTLAGCALAPSGPDPRLDLSGIARFAAPRATQATLSEVASYATVSLIDAANNRSVSTTLTNENGAFRLSFPSTFKPDPAKFYYLEAVKGLSENRPGYVAARLRTLARFNNGWTTLTNTQPNGGIVVDLGTTALSIGAALRHNNPASFDFLSLIGAYSPEEGGHYVHPAPALSTDDYGSLVALTAESLGRSEDPVASVGLTLPNTWHRRGAYVTVSAIEPASGSVGTSLTIRGTGFSAIPGNNLVTLGDARATVATSSLTFVTVTVPPEARTASVSIRVGAFSALGPTFTVTGVVSGGVSDQF; encoded by the coding sequence ATGACGCGGTTGGTTCTTTGCGGCGCGATCGCGCTGGGCACCCTGGCCGGTTGCGCCCTGGCGCCCTCGGGCCCCGATCCCCGGCTCGACCTGAGCGGTATCGCTCGCTTCGCCGCGCCGCGCGCCACCCAGGCGACGCTCTCGGAGGTGGCCTCCTACGCGACCGTGTCGCTGATCGACGCCGCCAACAACCGCTCGGTTTCAACCACCCTCACCAACGAGAACGGGGCTTTTAGGCTGAGCTTCCCCAGCACCTTCAAGCCGGACCCGGCCAAGTTCTACTACCTCGAAGCGGTCAAAGGCCTGAGCGAGAACCGGCCCGGTTACGTGGCGGCGCGCCTTCGGACCCTCGCGCGCTTCAACAACGGCTGGACGACCCTGACCAACACCCAGCCCAACGGCGGGATCGTGGTCGATCTGGGAACGACCGCGCTCAGCATCGGCGCCGCCCTGCGCCACAACAACCCCGCCTCCTTCGATTTCCTGAGCTTGATTGGCGCCTACTCCCCCGAGGAGGGGGGCCACTACGTCCACCCCGCCCCGGCCCTGAGCACCGACGACTATGGATCCCTAGTAGCGCTGACCGCCGAGTCGCTCGGCCGAAGCGAGGACCCGGTGGCGAGCGTGGGGCTCACCCTGCCGAATACCTGGCACCGGCGCGGCGCCTACGTGACGGTCTCGGCCATCGAGCCCGCCAGCGGCAGCGTCGGGACCTCCTTGACCATCCGGGGCACCGGCTTCAGCGCCATCCCCGGGAACAACCTCGTCACCCTGGGCGACGCCCGGGCCACGGTCGCCACCTCCTCGCTCACCTTCGTCACCGTGACGGTACCGCCCGAGGCCCGCACCGCCTCGGTCTCGATCCGGGTGGGGGCCTTCAGCGCGCTCGGGCCGACCTTCACCGTGACGGGGGTCGTCTCGGGCGGCGTGAGCGACCAGTTCTAG